The proteins below are encoded in one region of Christensenellaceae bacterium 44-20:
- a CDS encoding stage V sporulation T C-terminal domain-containing protein yields MKATGIVRRIDDLGRVVVPKEIRRTLRIREGDPLEIYTSADGSITLKKYSPIFELSGYAEQLARVLENTYSGTALISDKDTVIASCGELRKNYERKAISKKAEQAIENRKTLLLGGAECIPVYEEDAAAYSGQVIRPIICEGQAIGGVFLLYQGSHRPGETEMRGAEVVAGFLGAQMEQ; encoded by the coding sequence ATGAAGGCCACAGGCATTGTTCGCAGAATCGATGATTTGGGCAGGGTTGTCGTCCCAAAAGAGATACGCCGCACACTGCGCATCCGGGAGGGCGACCCGCTTGAGATTTATACATCCGCAGACGGGAGCATCACACTCAAAAAATACTCCCCTATTTTCGAGCTTTCCGGATACGCGGAGCAGCTGGCCCGGGTTTTGGAAAACACCTATTCGGGCACGGCGCTCATCAGCGATAAGGATACCGTCATCGCATCGTGCGGGGAGCTGCGCAAAAATTATGAGCGCAAAGCCATCTCCAAAAAGGCAGAGCAGGCCATCGAGAACCGCAAGACCCTGCTGCTGGGCGGCGCCGAGTGCATCCCGGTTTACGAGGAGGACGCGGCGGCCTACAGCGGGCAGGTGATCCGGCCCATCATCTGCGAGGGGCAGGCCATCGGCGGCGTTTTCCTGCTCTACCAGGGCAGCCACCGGCCGGGCGAGACGGAGATGCGCGGCGCGGAGGTCGTCGCCGGGTTTTTGGGCGCACAAATGGAGCAATAA
- the pth gene encoding aminoacyl-tRNA hydrolase, with amino-acid sequence MYLIAGLGNPGLKYRKTPHNAGFMALDALADALGARFTKKGNGKVTEARIGGEKVLLVKPQTFMNLSGDCIAPLAAYYKIPSEHIAVCYDDKDLPMGKLRIRAEGSAGSHNGMKSIIARLDTQNFPRIRMGIGAPQGIRLMDYVLHKLSRQEQAVYAQMAQDAAQAAILLVREGLAAAQQKYSFKAH; translated from the coding sequence ATGTATCTCATCGCCGGCCTGGGAAATCCCGGCCTGAAATACCGCAAAACACCGCACAACGCCGGCTTTATGGCGCTGGATGCCCTGGCAGATGCGCTGGGCGCGCGGTTTACGAAAAAGGGGAACGGCAAAGTGACTGAGGCGCGCATCGGCGGGGAAAAGGTCCTGCTGGTCAAGCCGCAGACTTTTATGAACCTCTCGGGAGACTGCATCGCGCCGCTGGCGGCCTATTATAAGATTCCGAGCGAGCATATTGCCGTCTGCTACGACGACAAGGATTTGCCCATGGGCAAGCTGCGCATCCGGGCCGAGGGCAGTGCGGGCAGCCATAACGGCATGAAGAGCATCATCGCCCGGCTGGATACGCAGAATTTCCCGCGCATCCGCATGGGCATCGGTGCGCCCCAGGGTATCCGGCTGATGGACTATGTCCTGCATAAGCTCTCGCGGCAGGAGCAGGCCGTCTATGCGCAGATGGCGCAGGATGCGGCGCAGGCGGCCATTCTGCTGGTGCGCGAGGGGCTGGCGGCGGCTCAGCAGAAATATAGCTTTAAGGCGCATTAG
- the mnmA gene encoding tRNA 2-thiouridine(34) synthase MnmA, with protein sequence MERKKIAVGMSGGVDSAVAAFLLKEQGHDVTGIFMKNWDEQAEGSEECTAAEDFDDVRAVCDHIGIPYYTVNFTQEYWERVFSIFLKEYQAGRTPNPDVLCNREIKFAAFLDFCMQTGAEYMATGHYCRLGRENGETQLLKGLDPGKDQSYFLCMLTQQQLAPAMFPVGDLQKEQVRAIAEKAGLPVAKKKDSTGICFIGERRFREFLKQYLPARPGEMRTLSGKVVGRHEGLMYYTLGQRRGLGIGGAGNGQRWFVVQKDLERNILYVEQGADSPALYSSRCKTEPFHFISPPEQSEFACTCRYRYRQPDQQVRVFVQEGGEVVIESREPQRAVTPGQYAVLYQGDVCLGGGVVSELDC encoded by the coding sequence ATGGAGCGAAAGAAGATTGCCGTCGGCATGTCCGGCGGGGTGGATTCCGCCGTAGCCGCCTTTTTGCTCAAAGAGCAGGGGCACGATGTTACGGGAATTTTCATGAAAAACTGGGATGAGCAGGCCGAGGGAAGCGAGGAGTGCACGGCCGCCGAGGATTTCGACGACGTCCGCGCTGTCTGCGACCACATCGGCATCCCTTATTATACCGTCAATTTCACGCAGGAATACTGGGAGCGGGTTTTCTCGATTTTCCTGAAAGAATACCAGGCTGGGCGCACGCCCAACCCGGATGTGCTGTGCAACCGGGAGATTAAGTTCGCGGCATTTCTGGATTTTTGCATGCAGACGGGCGCCGAGTATATGGCCACCGGGCACTACTGCCGCCTTGGCCGGGAAAACGGAGAAACCCAGCTGTTAAAGGGGCTGGACCCGGGCAAAGACCAGAGCTATTTTCTCTGTATGCTCACCCAGCAGCAGCTGGCCCCGGCTATGTTCCCGGTGGGAGATTTGCAGAAGGAACAGGTGCGCGCCATCGCGGAAAAGGCCGGCCTGCCCGTGGCAAAAAAGAAGGATTCCACAGGCATCTGCTTCATCGGCGAGCGCAGGTTCCGGGAGTTTTTGAAGCAGTATCTGCCCGCCCGGCCGGGGGAGATGCGCACGCTCTCGGGCAAGGTGGTCGGCCGGCACGAGGGGCTGATGTATTATACTCTGGGCCAGCGGCGGGGGCTGGGCATCGGCGGCGCGGGCAACGGCCAGCGCTGGTTTGTGGTGCAAAAGGATTTGGAGCGCAACATTCTATACGTCGAGCAGGGCGCAGACAGCCCGGCTCTTTATTCCAGCCGCTGCAAGACAGAGCCCTTTCACTTTATCAGCCCGCCGGAGCAGAGCGAGTTTGCCTGCACCTGCCGCTACCGCTACCGCCAGCCAGACCAGCAGGTGCGCGTATTCGTGCAGGAGGGCGGCGAGGTGGTCATCGAATCTCGGGAGCCCCAGCGGGCGGTAACCCCCGGGCAATACGCCGTGCTCTATCAGGGGGATGTCTGCCTGGGCGGCGGGGTCGTCTCAGAGCTTGATTGCTAA
- a CDS encoding NUDIX hydrolase: protein MKPYVPSCEEEARYLAAYDPSKYKNPAVTADVALFGREGDALFLLLIRRGGYPYKGYFALPGGFVDIAESVPAGAARELFEETGCSGLRLHECGVLSEPERDPRQRVISVVYWAAAERSALAPAAGDDAAAAEWFAFSDYSCQEQPDGRLHRYTLSGSQVLHIALREYWQDGILQYESLGDDLANDHAQACLWAYLGYSRGNGRG from the coding sequence ATGAAACCATATGTCCCCTCCTGCGAGGAAGAGGCGCGCTATCTGGCGGCCTACGACCCGAGCAAATACAAAAACCCCGCCGTAACCGCGGATGTCGCGCTGTTTGGGCGCGAAGGCGATGCGCTTTTCCTGCTGCTCATCCGCCGGGGCGGCTATCCCTATAAGGGCTATTTCGCCCTGCCCGGCGGGTTTGTCGATATCGCGGAATCTGTGCCCGCTGGCGCCGCCCGGGAGCTTTTCGAGGAAACAGGCTGCTCCGGCCTTCGGCTGCATGAATGCGGCGTGCTCTCCGAGCCTGAGAGGGACCCTCGCCAGCGCGTCATCTCGGTGGTCTACTGGGCGGCGGCAGAGCGCTCTGCCCTGGCCCCGGCCGCCGGAGACGATGCCGCAGCCGCCGAGTGGTTCGCCTTTTCGGATTACTCCTGCCAGGAGCAGCCGGATGGCCGCCTGCACCGCTATACTCTCTCGGGCAGCCAGGTGCTGCATATCGCCCTGCGGGAATATTGGCAGGATGGCATTTTGCAGTATGAATCCCTAGGAGACGATTTGGCAAACGACCACGCCCAGGCCTGCCTTTGGGCCTATCTGGGCTATTCGCGGGGAAACGGGCGGGGCTAG
- a CDS encoding FkbM family methyltransferase translates to MLEKILEKKSWLEEIAGSGLPVAVYGMGNGADKLFAFLERQGIRPACVFASDEFVRGQSFRGYPVLRYQQAAEQYGEMNILLAFATDLPQVMARIREIAEKMPLFCPSFSVAGEACADRQFLQTHAPQIEQAYAALADEDSRKTFRGVAEFQLTGRLGALDAASQPRSQSLALLHLSKEEIYADLGAYRGDTLLEFLELAGDYRQIFAVEPDAKNFAKLEALIRRLGLRHAVAKNNAVSDAARKVCFGSPGGRSSAIGRGKGEVLALPLLELTHGQIPTYVKMDIEGAEAAALRGMEGVLADHAPKLFVSAYHRIEDYFSLPLQILRAQPGYRIYLRKSPYYPAWEVNLICLPR, encoded by the coding sequence ATGCTGGAAAAAATACTGGAAAAGAAAAGCTGGCTGGAGGAGATTGCCGGGAGCGGTTTGCCCGTGGCCGTCTATGGTATGGGCAACGGCGCGGACAAGCTGTTCGCATTTTTGGAGCGGCAGGGCATCCGGCCGGCCTGCGTGTTTGCCAGCGACGAGTTTGTCCGGGGGCAGAGCTTCCGGGGCTACCCCGTGCTGCGCTATCAGCAGGCCGCAGAGCAGTATGGCGAAATGAACATCCTGCTGGCCTTCGCGACGGATTTGCCCCAGGTCATGGCGCGCATCCGAGAAATTGCCGAAAAAATGCCGCTGTTCTGCCCAAGCTTTTCCGTGGCCGGGGAAGCGTGCGCCGACCGGCAGTTTTTGCAGACCCACGCCCCGCAGATAGAGCAGGCCTATGCCGCCCTGGCCGACGAGGATTCCCGCAAAACCTTCCGCGGCGTGGCCGAGTTTCAGCTGACCGGCCGCCTGGGCGCGCTGGACGCCGCCAGCCAGCCCCGCTCCCAGAGCCTGGCGCTGCTGCATCTCTCAAAAGAAGAAATCTATGCGGATCTCGGCGCCTACCGGGGGGATACCCTGCTGGAATTTCTGGAGCTGGCCGGGGATTACCGGCAGATTTTCGCCGTCGAGCCGGATGCCAAAAACTTCGCCAAGCTGGAAGCGCTCATAAGGCGCCTGGGTCTGCGCCATGCCGTGGCAAAAAATAACGCGGTTTCGGATGCGGCGCGCAAAGTCTGTTTTGGCAGCCCGGGCGGCAGAAGCTCCGCCATCGGCCGGGGCAAGGGGGAAGTGCTGGCGCTGCCCCTGCTGGAGCTGACGCACGGCCAGATTCCGACGTATGTCAAGATGGATATTGAGGGTGCCGAAGCCGCGGCCCTGCGGGGCATGGAGGGCGTGCTGGCCGATCATGCGCCCAAACTGTTTGTCTCGGCCTATCACCGCATAGAGGATTATTTCTCCCTGCCCCTGCAAATCCTCCGGGCGCAGCCGGGCTACCGCATCTATCTGCGCAAATCTCCCTACTACCCGGCCTGGGAAGTCAATCTCATCTGCCTGCCGCGGTAA
- the glmU gene encoding bifunctional UDP-N-acetylglucosamine diphosphorylase/glucosamine-1-phosphate N-acetyltransferase GlmU has product MESKVVILAAGEGTRMKSKMPKVLHRCAGKSLAAWVAEAAGAVCSRPVIVIGSGGDAVRQALGEGCDYAVQEQRLGSGHAVMAAKQHLAGSEYTVVLAGDMPLIRGQSIKSLLASARGGDFSCMMLTGYVQNPKGYGRILRDEIGSVVGIVEEKDATDFQRSICEVNVSVYCFKTADLLFALDKLQPANAQGEYYLTDCVKILHDAGKKVGGQPVADLTECMGVNDRVQLAEAEALMRRRINEAHMRAGVTLIDPAQTYISPESEIGADTVIYPGVILEGACRIGSGCTLYQGSRLTDSQVKDGATVENSVLQSAVVGRQSKVGPYAYLRPGTVIGDGCRVGDFVELKNALVGNGTKISHLTYVGDAELGEEINIGCGVVFVNYNGKQKFKTKVGDRAFIGCNTNLVSPVNVGEGAYIAAGATVTKDIPADALCIARAREVIKPGWAKGRYK; this is encoded by the coding sequence ATGGAAAGCAAAGTAGTCATTTTAGCGGCAGGCGAGGGAACCCGGATGAAGTCCAAAATGCCAAAAGTGTTGCATCGCTGCGCGGGAAAGAGCCTGGCAGCATGGGTCGCAGAGGCGGCCGGGGCGGTGTGCAGCCGCCCGGTCATCGTCATCGGCAGCGGCGGCGATGCCGTCCGGCAGGCGCTGGGCGAGGGCTGCGATTATGCCGTCCAGGAGCAGCGCCTGGGCTCGGGCCACGCCGTGATGGCCGCAAAGCAGCATCTGGCAGGCAGTGAATATACCGTGGTGCTGGCCGGGGATATGCCGCTCATCCGGGGGCAGTCCATCAAAAGCCTGCTGGCTTCCGCCCGGGGCGGGGATTTTTCCTGCATGATGCTCACGGGCTACGTCCAGAACCCCAAGGGCTATGGGCGCATCCTGCGGGATGAGATTGGCAGCGTGGTCGGCATCGTGGAGGAAAAGGACGCGACGGATTTCCAGCGCTCCATCTGCGAGGTCAACGTCTCGGTCTACTGCTTTAAGACGGCAGACCTGCTCTTTGCCCTGGATAAATTGCAGCCGGCCAACGCCCAGGGGGAATACTACCTCACAGACTGCGTGAAAATTCTGCACGACGCAGGCAAGAAGGTCGGCGGGCAGCCGGTGGCAGACCTCACCGAGTGCATGGGCGTGAACGACCGCGTCCAGCTCGCCGAGGCCGAAGCCCTCATGCGCCGGCGCATCAACGAGGCGCATATGCGCGCCGGGGTTACGCTGATAGATCCCGCGCAGACATATATCAGCCCCGAGAGCGAGATTGGCGCGGATACCGTCATCTATCCCGGCGTGATTTTGGAAGGCGCTTGCCGCATTGGCAGCGGGTGCACGCTCTATCAGGGCAGCCGGCTCACGGATAGCCAGGTCAAAGACGGCGCGACGGTGGAAAACTCCGTGCTGCAAAGCGCGGTGGTCGGCCGCCAGAGCAAAGTTGGCCCGTATGCCTACCTGCGGCCGGGGACGGTCATCGGCGATGGCTGCCGGGTGGGGGATTTTGTGGAGCTGAAAAATGCCCTGGTGGGCAACGGCACCAAGATTTCGCATTTGACGTATGTGGGCGATGCGGAGCTGGGAGAGGAAATCAACATCGGCTGCGGCGTGGTGTTCGTCAACTACAACGGCAAGCAGAAGTTTAAGACCAAAGTAGGCGACCGCGCCTTCATCGGCTGCAATACCAACCTCGTCTCCCCGGTCAATGTGGGCGAGGGGGCGTATATCGCCGCCGGGGCGACGGTAACCAAAGACATCCCGGCAGATGCGCTGTGCATCGCCCGGGCCCGGGAAGTCATCAAGCCGGGCTGGGCCAAGGGAAGATATAAATAA
- a CDS encoding peptidyl-prolyl cis-trans isomerase: protein MRKKIVALLAAVLLLLSASACHMVYVDQEKDYAQVVFSVNGKEYTKGDIMKLYEAYRNTYGLTDENQETPAYIGNYHQVLDQIYTELLEHELILQYGSEIGITGLTDEQMEGVYSDLAQMEEMLETSVRTTVEDEAENDPTIDIEAEVARQLEERRAYYGLSTGEYQERIEKEALRSAVRKYLEENYVPSEEDVQSFYDTNLADQKRLLEEDMGNFSVFARSNLTMYIPAGLRYVHSILIAIPTDARSEILRLRAGSEEDKQKAQELLDAELAKVEARAQECYARLQAGEDFEKLLDEYGDDPGMKPGAVNRESGYILYKEDESYDKDFMQAAFALEKAGDVSPLTPSAFGYYIIRMDGETQEKTLSLEECRENIQTYIKNEMAQNAYGDKIQQWKRQADIVEYKDRLY from the coding sequence ATGCGAAAGAAAATAGTGGCCCTGCTCGCGGCGGTTTTGCTGCTGCTCAGCGCATCTGCCTGCCATATGGTCTATGTCGATCAGGAAAAAGACTATGCGCAGGTGGTGTTCTCCGTCAACGGCAAGGAGTATACCAAAGGCGATATCATGAAGCTGTACGAGGCCTACCGCAATACCTATGGCCTGACGGATGAAAACCAGGAAACCCCGGCGTATATCGGCAATTACCACCAGGTGCTGGATCAGATTTATACCGAGCTGCTCGAGCACGAGCTCATCTTGCAGTATGGCAGTGAAATCGGCATTACGGGCCTGACGGACGAGCAGATGGAAGGCGTGTATAGCGACCTCGCCCAGATGGAAGAGATGCTGGAAACCTCCGTGCGCACGACGGTAGAAGACGAGGCCGAGAACGACCCGACCATCGATATCGAGGCGGAAGTCGCCCGGCAGCTGGAAGAGCGCCGCGCCTACTACGGCCTTTCCACCGGCGAATACCAGGAGCGCATCGAGAAAGAGGCCCTGCGTTCTGCCGTGCGCAAATACCTGGAAGAGAACTACGTCCCCAGCGAGGAAGACGTCCAGAGCTTTTACGATACCAACCTGGCAGACCAGAAGCGCCTGCTGGAAGAGGATATGGGCAACTTCTCAGTCTTTGCCCGCAGTAACCTGACCATGTATATCCCGGCTGGCCTGCGCTATGTGCACAGCATCCTCATCGCCATCCCGACGGATGCCCGCAGCGAGATTCTGCGGCTGCGCGCTGGCAGTGAGGAAGATAAGCAAAAAGCCCAGGAACTGCTGGATGCCGAGCTTGCCAAAGTCGAAGCCCGGGCCCAGGAGTGCTATGCAAGGCTCCAGGCCGGCGAGGATTTTGAAAAGCTGCTGGATGAATACGGCGACGACCCGGGCATGAAGCCGGGTGCCGTCAACCGGGAGAGCGGCTATATCCTCTATAAAGAAGACGAGAGCTACGACAAGGATTTCATGCAGGCCGCTTTCGCGCTGGAAAAAGCCGGCGATGTGAGCCCGCTGACGCCCTCGGCCTTCGGCTACTATATCATCCGCATGGATGGCGAAACCCAGGAAAAGACGCTTTCGCTGGAAGAGTGCCGCGAAAATATCCAGACTTATATCAAAAACGAGATGGCGCAAAACGCCTATGGCGATAAGATTCAGCAGTGGAAGCGCCAGGCGGATATTGTGGAGTATAAAGACAGGCTCTACTAG
- the mfd gene encoding transcription-repair coupling factor, with translation MNILLETIEKLPETAALKQAIAKGRLPCSLARVAAGARQHLAKSISGGRDVLFVCATEYEARQRFSEYIYGNKILLPAPQTELRPVETRGEELAGERIRALCQMQKGGSVVFLSMDSLLFSMRPAAEFYGRFLRLAPGTVFPPEKLAEALVALGYEGCAMVEGPGQVSGRGEIMEVFPPDAKAPYRLTFFDDEVESIRSFDTDSQRSFGAGEAQVCIPPAAEFCLNGEARQALERYLTGHGGEGVESFRARYLFELSERGTFANIEAYAGLLPGKTSVLEYAKNPLLLFDGSVRVLEEQKKRMESRAAMLQEILVDGGAFGCEAQAWAGAENFLEQNKERCLDLEDIRQNKLLAGQVLDFAMRSTVGFGGSLERLAEAAKTRAEAGWQVYLMAGGRAAKLSESLAELGVLAPVASEAGASITCVPLMVEEGLEISGAKQVFFSEMDIFGAKARGKAKRQKKKTAPTLLADLRAGDLVVHEVHGKGRYNGLKTMEVAGASAEYMEIEYRDGDKLYIPTAQIGRVDKYVGPEEGTPRLNKMGGKEWESAKAKARSSVKELAEDLVAIYRERGVRPGYRFSPDTVWQRQFEDNFGYTETPGQMESIEQIKRDMESSKIMDRLLLGDVGYGKTEVAMRACFKACMDSKQVAVLVPTTLLARQHYATFKERFQGFPVRIEMLSRFTKHPKTVLDNLATGRTDIVIGTHKLLSKTVHFKNLGLLVIDEEQRFGVSHKERIKDFKRDVDVLTLTATPIPRTLEMAMTGIRDMSTIDTPPEDRKEVQAYVVGFDWGLVRDAVTKELARGGQVYFVCRRIEQMDALAAGLKRAVPEARVVMAHGQMGEQEFEAAVTSFVEREYDVLLCTTIVESGIDIPAVNTIIVYEADKFGLAQLYQLKGRVGRSRLRAYAYFTYLGGEVLNETAAKRLEAIREFTQFGSGMKIAMRDLEIRGAGNVLGAEQSGHMAGVGYSLYCKMVKEEVAQAMGQPLPRENETSVELSENAFIPSGYISDEGLKLDMYRRVAEADTLEKARSVREEFADRFGPLPKEVENLLGASVIRGFAGRAGIASVVRGRDSIVLRFDPNSAVDLRKLSALCAGNSRLMLRRSTPPAVVFQLKGAGGYRQLLQVLEQIRHCISARNQV, from the coding sequence ATGAATATTTTGCTGGAGACAATAGAGAAACTGCCCGAAACGGCGGCCCTGAAGCAGGCCATCGCAAAGGGCCGCCTGCCCTGTTCCCTGGCGCGAGTGGCGGCCGGCGCGCGCCAGCATCTGGCAAAAAGCATCTCGGGCGGGCGGGATGTGCTCTTTGTCTGCGCCACGGAATACGAAGCCCGCCAGCGCTTTTCCGAGTATATCTATGGCAATAAAATCCTGCTGCCTGCCCCGCAGACCGAACTGCGGCCGGTGGAAACCCGGGGCGAAGAGTTGGCAGGCGAGCGCATCCGGGCGCTCTGCCAGATGCAAAAGGGGGGCAGCGTGGTCTTTTTGTCCATGGATAGCCTGCTTTTCTCCATGCGCCCGGCGGCCGAGTTCTACGGCCGGTTTCTGCGCCTGGCTCCGGGAACGGTTTTCCCGCCGGAAAAGCTGGCCGAGGCGCTGGTGGCCCTGGGCTACGAAGGCTGCGCCATGGTGGAAGGCCCGGGGCAGGTCTCGGGGCGCGGCGAGATTATGGAAGTTTTCCCGCCGGATGCCAAAGCGCCCTATCGCCTCACCTTTTTCGACGACGAAGTTGAGAGCATCCGCTCCTTCGATACAGATTCCCAGCGCTCGTTCGGCGCAGGGGAAGCGCAGGTTTGCATCCCGCCGGCGGCAGAATTCTGCCTGAATGGGGAGGCTCGGCAGGCGCTGGAGCGCTATCTCACCGGGCACGGCGGCGAGGGTGTGGAGAGCTTCCGGGCCCGCTATCTCTTCGAACTTTCCGAGCGGGGCACCTTTGCCAATATCGAGGCCTATGCCGGCCTCCTGCCCGGAAAAACCAGCGTCCTGGAATATGCCAAAAACCCGCTGCTGCTTTTTGATGGCAGCGTGCGCGTCTTGGAGGAACAGAAAAAGCGCATGGAGAGCCGCGCCGCCATGCTCCAGGAAATCTTGGTAGACGGCGGCGCCTTTGGCTGCGAGGCGCAGGCCTGGGCGGGTGCCGAGAATTTTCTGGAGCAGAATAAAGAGCGCTGCCTGGATTTGGAGGATATCCGTCAAAACAAGCTGCTGGCAGGGCAGGTGCTGGATTTTGCCATGCGCAGCACAGTCGGCTTTGGCGGCAGCCTGGAGCGGCTGGCCGAGGCGGCCAAAACCCGGGCAGAGGCGGGCTGGCAGGTCTATCTGATGGCCGGCGGCCGGGCGGCCAAGCTCTCGGAATCCCTGGCAGAGCTGGGCGTGCTTGCCCCGGTGGCCTCCGAGGCCGGCGCCAGCATCACCTGCGTCCCGCTGATGGTGGAAGAAGGGCTGGAAATCTCGGGTGCAAAGCAGGTCTTTTTCTCGGAGATGGATATTTTCGGCGCCAAGGCCCGGGGCAAGGCCAAGCGCCAGAAGAAGAAAACCGCGCCCACCCTGCTGGCTGATCTGCGCGCCGGCGATCTCGTGGTGCACGAGGTGCATGGCAAAGGGCGGTATAACGGCCTGAAAACCATGGAAGTGGCCGGGGCCAGCGCGGAGTATATGGAAATCGAATACCGGGACGGCGATAAGCTGTATATCCCAACGGCGCAGATCGGCCGGGTGGATAAATACGTCGGCCCGGAGGAGGGCACCCCGCGGTTAAATAAGATGGGGGGCAAGGAGTGGGAGAGCGCCAAGGCAAAGGCGCGCTCCTCGGTGAAGGAGCTGGCCGAGGATCTCGTGGCCATCTACCGGGAGCGGGGCGTGCGCCCGGGCTACCGCTTCTCGCCGGATACCGTCTGGCAGCGGCAGTTCGAGGATAACTTCGGCTATACCGAGACGCCCGGCCAGATGGAGAGCATCGAGCAGATTAAGCGGGATATGGAGAGCAGCAAAATCATGGATCGCCTGCTGCTGGGCGACGTGGGCTATGGCAAAACCGAGGTCGCCATGCGCGCCTGCTTCAAGGCCTGCATGGATTCTAAGCAGGTCGCCGTGCTCGTGCCCACAACGCTGCTGGCCCGCCAGCACTATGCAACCTTCAAAGAGCGCTTCCAGGGCTTTCCCGTGCGCATCGAGATGCTCTCCCGGTTTACCAAGCACCCGAAAACTGTGCTGGATAACCTTGCCACCGGCCGCACGGATATCGTCATCGGGACGCATAAACTGCTCTCCAAAACCGTGCATTTCAAAAACCTCGGCCTGCTGGTTATCGATGAGGAACAGCGCTTTGGCGTCTCGCATAAGGAGCGCATCAAGGATTTCAAGCGGGATGTGGATGTCTTAACCCTCACGGCCACGCCCATCCCGCGCACGCTGGAAATGGCCATGACGGGCATCCGGGATATGAGCACCATCGATACCCCGCCCGAAGATAGAAAAGAAGTGCAGGCCTATGTCGTGGGGTTCGATTGGGGGCTGGTGCGCGATGCCGTAACAAAAGAGCTGGCCCGGGGCGGGCAGGTGTACTTCGTCTGCCGGCGCATCGAGCAGATGGATGCCCTGGCCGCAGGGCTGAAGCGGGCCGTGCCCGAGGCCCGGGTTGTCATGGCGCATGGGCAGATGGGCGAGCAGGAGTTCGAGGCCGCGGTTACCAGCTTTGTCGAGCGGGAATACGATGTTTTGCTGTGCACGACCATCGTGGAATCGGGCATTGATATCCCGGCCGTCAATACCATCATCGTCTACGAGGCGGATAAATTCGGCCTGGCCCAGCTCTATCAGCTCAAAGGCCGGGTGGGCAGAAGCCGCCTGAGGGCCTATGCCTATTTCACGTATCTGGGCGGCGAAGTGCTGAATGAAACAGCCGCAAAGCGCCTGGAAGCCATCCGGGAATTCACCCAGTTTGGCAGCGGCATGAAAATTGCCATGCGGGATCTGGAAATCCGGGGCGCGGGCAACGTGCTCGGGGCCGAGCAGAGCGGCCATATGGCGGGCGTCGGGTATAGCCTGTACTGCAAGATGGTCAAAGAGGAAGTCGCCCAGGCCATGGGCCAGCCCCTGCCCAGGGAGAACGAGACTTCCGTCGAGCTCTCGGAAAACGCCTTCATCCCCTCTGGCTATATCAGCGACGAGGGCCTCAAGCTGGATATGTACCGCCGGGTGGCCGAGGCGGATACCCTGGAAAAAGCCCGCTCCGTCCGGGAAGAATTCGCGGATCGGTTCGGCCCGCTGCCAAAAGAGGTGGAAAACCTGCTGGGCGCCTCTGTCATCCGGGGCTTCGCGGGCCGGGCGGGCATCGCCTCGGTGGTGCGCGGGCGGGATAGCATCGTCCTGCGCTTCGATCCCAATTCCGCCGTGGATCTCCGCAAACTCTCGGCCCTGTGCGCGGGCAACTCCCGGCTCATGCTGCGCCGCAGTACGCCTCCCGCCGTGGTTTTCCAGCTAAAGGGCGCCGGCGGCTACCGCCAGCTTCTCCAGGTTTTGGAGCAAATAAGGCATTGCATAAGCGCGCGCAATCAAGTATAA